A stretch of the Vigna radiata var. radiata cultivar VC1973A chromosome 7, Vradiata_ver6, whole genome shotgun sequence genome encodes the following:
- the LOC106768298 gene encoding pyrophosphate-energized vacuolar membrane proton pump (The RefSeq protein has 5 substitutions compared to this genomic sequence), producing the protein MGAAILPDLGTEILIPVCAVIGIAFALFQWLLVSKVKLSAVRDASPNAAAKNGYNDYLIEEEEGINDHNVVVKCAEIQNAISEGATSFLFTEYKYVGIFMVAFAILIFLFLGSVEGFSTSPQACSYDKTKTCKPALATAIFSTVSFLLGGVTSLVSGFLGMKIATYANARTTLEARKGVGKAFITAFRSGAVMGFLLAANGLLVLYIAINLFKIYYGDDWGGLFEAITGYGLGGSSMALFGRVGGGIYTKAADVGADLVGKVERNIPEDDPRNPAVIADNVGDNVGDIAGMGSDLFGSYAESSCAALVVASISSFGLNHELTAMLYPLIVSSVGILVCLLTTLFATDFFEIKAVKEIEPALKKQLVISTVLMTIGVAVVSFVALPTSFTIFNFGVQKDVKSWQLFLCVAVGLWAGLIIGFVTEYYTSNAYSPVQDVADSCRTGAATNVIFGLALGYKSVIIPIFAIAISIFVSFTLAAMYGIAVAALGMLSTIATGLAIDAYGPISDNAGGIAEMAGMSHRIRERTDALDAAGNTTAAIGKGFAIGSAALVSLALFGAFVSRASITTVDVLTPKVFIGLIVGAMLPYWFSAMTMKSVGSAALKMVEEVRRQFNTIPGLMEGTAKPDYATCVKISTDASIKEMIPPGALVMLTPLVVGILFGVETLSGVLAGSLVSGVQIAISASNTGGAWDNAKKYIEAGASEHARSLGPKGSDCHKAAVIGDTIGDPLKDTSGPSLNILIKLMAVESLVFAPFFATHGGLLFKIF; encoded by the exons ATGGGAGCAGCGATTCTCCCAGATCTCGGAACCGAGATTCTCATTCCCGTCTGCGCGGTCATTGGAATCGCCTTCGCCCTCTTCCAGTGGCTCCTCGTCTCCAAGGTCAAACTCTCTGCCGTCAGAGACGCTTCTCCCAACGCCGCCGCCAAGAATGGCTACAACGACTACCTCATCGAAGAAGAGGAGGGCATCAACGACCACAACGTCGTCGTCAAATGCGCCGAAATACAGAACGCCATTTCCGaag GAGCAACCTCTTTCCTTTTTACTGAATACAAGTATGTAGGAATCTTCATGGTGGCTTTTGCCATTTTGATATTCCTTTTCCTTGGTTCAGTAGAGGGATTCAGCACAAGCCCCCAGGCTTGCTCATACGATAAAACTAAAACNTGTAAGCCANCACTTGCAACGGCTATTTTCAGCACCGTATCTTTCCTGCTTGGTGGGGTCACATCACTTGTTTCTGGATTCCTTGGAATGAAAATTGCAACTTACGCCAATGCAAGAACCACCCTGGAGGCAAGAAAGGGTGTTGGGAAGGCCTTCATTACGGCTTTTAGATCTGGTGCTGTTATGGGTTTTCTCCTAGCCGCAAATGGTCTTCTGGTTCTTTACATTGCCATCAACTTGTTTAAGATCTATTATGGTGATGACTGGGGTGGTCTTTTTGAGGCCATAACTGGTTATGGTCTCGGTGGGTCTTCTATGGCTTTGTTCGGAAGAGTTGGCGGAGGTATTTATACCAAGGCTGCTGATGTTGGTGCTGATCTCGTTGGCAAGGTTGAGAGAAACATTCCCGAAGATGATCCAAGAAATCCAGCT GTGATTGCTGACAATGTTGGTGACAATGTCGGAGATATAGCTGGTATGGGATCTGATCTGTTTGGTTCATATGCGGAGTCATCTTGTGCTGCTCTTGTTGTTGCTTCCATCTCTTCATTTGGGTTGAATCACGAGTTGACTGCGATGCTCTACCCTCTCATTGTCAGTTCTGTGGGTATTCTTGTTTGTTTGCTCACCACCTTATTTGCAACTGACTTCTTTGAGATCAAGGCTGTGAAAGAGATTGAGCCTGCATTGAAAAAACAGCTCGTTATTTCCACTGTGCTGATGACTATTGGGGTTGCAGTTGTTAGTTTTGTTGCACTTCCAACTTCCTTCACTATCTTCAATTTTGGAGTGCAGAAAGACGTCAAGAGCTG GCAGCTATTTTTGTGTGTTGCTGTTGGTCTTTGGGCANGACTTATTATCGGATTTGTAACTGAGTACTATACTAGTAACGCATATAG TCCTGTTCAAGATGTTGCTGACTCCTGCAGAACTGGTGCTGCAACTAATGTTATATTTGGCCTTGCCTTAGGATACAAGTCTGTTATCATTCCAATTTTTGCTATAGCAATTAGTATTTTTGTTAGTTTCACCTTTGCTGCCATGTATGGTATTGCCGTTGCTGCACTTGGGATGCTTAGTACCATTGCTACNNGGTTGGCCATAGACGCATATGGTCCAATCAGTGACAATGCTGGAGGTATTGCTGAGATGGCTGGCATGAGTCACAGAATTCGTGAGAGAACTGATGCCCTTGATGCTGCTGGTAACACTACAGCTGCAATTGGGAAG GGCTTTGCCATTGGTTCTGCCGCCCTCGTATCTCTGGCCCTTTTTGGTGCCTTTGTGAGCCGAGCATCTATTACAACTGTTGATGTGTTGACTCCAAAGGTTTTCATTGGTTTAATTGTGGGAGCAATGCTTCCTTACTGGTTTTCTGCCATGACCATGAAGAGTGTGGGAAGTGCTGCTCTGAAGATGGTTGAGGAAGTGCGCAGGCAATTCAATACCATCCCAGGGTTGATGGAGGGAACTGCCAAGCCTGACTATGCTACATGTGTTAAGATCTCTACTGATGCTTCCATTAAAGAAATGATTCCACCTGGTGCTCTTGTCATGCTTACACCTCTTGTTGTTGGGATCCTTTTTGGTNTCGAAACACTTTCTGGTGTCCTCGCTGGATCTTTGGTATCTGGTGTACAG ATTGCCATCTCTGCATCCAACACCGGCGGTGCATGGGATAATGCAAAGAAGTACATTGAG GCTGGTGCTTCTGAGCATGCCAGAAGCCTTGGTCCAAAAGGGTCAGATTGCCACAAGGCAGCAGTTATTGGTGACACCATTGGAGACCCTCTCAAGGATACATCTGGTCCCTCACTTAACATCCTTATCAAGCTGATGGCAGTTGAGTCTCTTGTTTTTGCCCCCTTCTTTGCTACCCATGGTGGTTTACTCTTCAAGATCTTCTAA